The Juglans regia cultivar Chandler chromosome 1, Walnut 2.0, whole genome shotgun sequence nucleotide sequence gtttattgaaaAGAGTGCAAGTCTTTCTATTTTACAATGCCCATAAATTGTATTATGTACGCCTAAATCTCTTGTTAGGATGTTCTTATAAGGATGTGTACACTGTACACTaacaaatgaaataaagaaTGCACAACAAAGTCGCTAACTTTTGCCGTCACTGTTAAAGAGTGCAGAAGATTCAAGGAAAGAGAGGAGCTGGACCTCTGAATTGGTGATGGTGGAAGTATGGTGGTCCCTATTGGGGGCTGCTATCCCAGCAGTTATTGCAGGGCAAGCTTTTAGAATGAAGAAAAAGCGTACTGAAGAGCAGAGGTTAAAGACTGCCAGGGGTAGGGAGAAGAGTTCTGATGACATATTTGTCTGTGAAAGGGTATGTACATCAAAGAGAATGTTGAAAAAGGTTGGTTCCTTCTCAAAGGACCCTATTCCTGATACCTGTGTTACTGTCTGTGGTGTGTCTGAGCTTGACGCTTGTGCTGATGCATGTGCTCGCACTGTTTGTGTAAATCAACATCAAGTGCCTAATTGGAATGACGTCTGCTTAAGGAGATGCCAAAGTGAATGTCTCAAACTCTCTGATTCTCGTTCTTCTTAGTGCATTTCCCCCCTCAAGTTTGTATACCAAGTGATGGTATTATAGGGATGGTTGATCCCACCTTCTGAAACGTGTTGTTTTCTGACTCTGAATGTGATTCACTTCATGACCAATTTCTAGTTTCATGAGATTAAATAGTATTCTGAATTGCCTCacaggcttttttttttcttttttcttttttcttttaaggggAACTGGTGATTGTTAGCTTCTTTGGATTgccaatattaaattttgtttggatGAGCGTTTCTTGAGGCCACCGTATATAAGGTGCTGTCTCATGATGTCTTGGGTTAGAACCAACACAGATTTTAGGTGCCTAGCCAAGTTGCCGTACATATCTGATATCACAGTAACCTCGTTATCTCTCGAGTCTCCATGTGCGCATGTGCAGGCTTCTGGTTAAAGTGAGTGAACAGGTGATCTTCCAACTGCTCATTTCCTCAGAATTAGACTCACTCTACCATTGCATTGTCTACTGCTTGATCAAAAGTCACAGACAACAGCTAATTCTTTATCCAGGACAAAATCCGGTCGTCTCATTGCTTTTGATTGGATCCAATAAATACTTATATATCTGCCTGTTTAATGCCCCGTTACCTTGTACAAATCCTTTGTATTGTTTTCATTCTACAAGTGCTTGATGAGATTGACATTTGGTTCTTGTACCAAGCCAGCCAAGGGTACAAGTCCGATTTAAGGAGGACATGAGTACCAGTTTCATATACGTACGCACAAAGCTATGAATGATATTACAACTAGTGTACTTGCATGGGACAACAAAACCTTACGTGGGAGCTCATTTTTTCAGTCAATTTCGCAGTTCTTGGAATTGATTGGGAATTTGGGATGCCACTTATGCCCACCAATTAAGCCCAAAAACTGTTGTACTGTCTAGAAACTAATCTATCGAACTTGATCTCTACAGAGAAGAAACCATCATCTAATCATTCTACCGGTGGACATaatatgaaatgataaaaacgtctctgtgttttttttttttttttttggataagtaagaTAAAGTGTTTTTGCATATAAGACGAGATGAgttgattaaagttaaaagttaaaaaaaatattgttagaatatttttttatattatttttattatgagatttaaaaaaattaaattttttattttattttatataaaaatttaaataaattataatgattagatgagaaatAAACGAGCGTAAAATCAATAAAAGATCCATGTTTTTCACTAGATGATAATTATCTATGGAGAAATCCTGTACCTGTGTCAGATAGCCATTGTCTGTTTGTCTGTGTCCCTGTCGTAAGTGATCAACATATCATTGAAATAAATGAATACTGGCGATACATTCAAGTTTACAACGAGGAGTTGGAAGTTTTAAACAGAACCAAAATTTCAGAGTAATAAAGCACCAAATTTGATTTAAAGCTCTGCTTCAGACTCATCTTTATCAGAGAGGTTATCCTTCGCTTTCCCTGCTGTCTTATGCATCGTTCCTCCCACCACTTCTGATGCAGATTTAGCAGTTTCTTCCACTGTGTTCTTGCTCGTTCTAAAACTCTTCTGGGCCGCGTCTTTCACCTTACCACTGGCACTGTTAATGCCACCGACACGATCCTTAGAATTTGCATCATCCGCGGCTCTGAAACTGACCAAAAATTTGTACacgaaaaaaagaatttaaaaccacgagtttgttctcttttttttcttttttttttctcttttctggatgataaaaataaacaatcgaATGCACACGAACCAATAATAAACTCACTCTAAATTTGGAGGGAAAATTTGAAACTCCAGTTCTTTGATTATAGTTTTGACTTTGCTCCAAGAACGTTGATGGGACTGTTTCAATATAGAAATTGTATCTGTCACCATCTTTGCAAAAGAGGGTTTCTCTTCCTGGTTTTGGCCGGCATAGTCATGATGTTGTTCTCCTCCGATTGTTGGGAGGATTTGCTGAGAAACAATGATGAACCAGAAAAGAAATAGTATACTGATTCTGGCAGATCTATCCATGCTAGCTACTAAGTTTGGAGGATCAAAAGAATAGAAAGTACCACCTTTGTAGCTAAGCAGGTTGTTTGCATAATAAGGTGGTTGAATTGCAGTGAAAACACGTTCCACTTACATGCAAAGGTGACGTGGGGTTAGGATCTTACGTGTAGGTATTCTGGTTTGAACTTTTCAAAAGTGTGTAAAGGCTGAGAGAATTAATGCAGTACTACGTAGTACAGATGTTCCAATCTTACagcatcttttttgttttccgCTGATGAATATGAAACTACTTTCGGTGTCTCCTAATTATACGTTGATCGAGCGTTGATCTCTCTTTTTCCATTGAGCTCAGCATATATGATTTAACTAATATCTAAAGATTTTGGAGGGTTAagtttgttaatttacaatatatcaaatctcataaataaatttgaatttggTTCATTCAACtgcatgtaatttataaataaatattgaaaacaaagactttttttaatcaagtcTGAAAATGTTTATATGAAACACTTCACTTACaagcaaaaaaaatacattcttctGTAATTTGGACGATTAGAATTctaattctattaatttatttttatatagaggCAACTTTTCCTATTATTAAactattttctatatatgacATATCTTGAGTGTCTTCATGACCATTATATTCTGAATGCTAAGGCTTTTTCCTATATTTAGATGTTTCTTTAGGTTTATCTCAATATATTGACTATGATTGTTTTAATTATCAAAGTATCAACAGGGCATCAAAATCAGATGTTCAAGTAATAGACATGCTTCAATATCATCTATCCTATGATGTATTTGATTCTGCAATAATAAGCTTGCTCTGGTTGGCTTGGATTATAATGGAGTTTCAAAGTTGAATATCTCTTCTGTTTTGCTATTACACCTTATCCTACTAATATTGCTTCGGAATCGGATATCACATACCTCTATTAAATATCACATACCTCTATTAAGTGCTAAATGAGGGCATCATGGGCAGAGATTGCAGTGTATTGGTTACTTGGTAACACATGAAACTTGTTCTTCAATTTCTGCTCTACCATGCAATCGTGAATGCGAATCTTCACTGACATTCAGAATCCTCAGTAGATGTCAATTGGCCGAGTTCGCAATTACATGGTAAACTCTGTCCAGATggtttgtaaaaacaaaaacaactatAAATgttgttatttcctttgttgCAGCTTTGTGT carries:
- the LOC108983550 gene encoding uncharacterized protein At5g64816; this translates as MVEVWWSLLGAAIPAVIAGQAFRMKKKRTEEQRLKTARGREKSSDDIFVCERVCTSKRMLKKVGSFSKDPIPDTCVTVCGVSELDACADACARTVCVNQHQVPNWNDVCLRRCQSECLKLSDSRSS
- the LOC108983545 gene encoding uncharacterized protein LOC108983545; the protein is MDRSARISILFLFWFIIVSQQILPTIGGEQHHDYAGQNQEEKPSFAKMVTDTISILKQSHQRSWSKVKTIIKELEFQIFPPNLDFRAADDANSKDRVGGINSASGKVKDAAQKSFRTSKNTVEETAKSASEVVGGTMHKTAGKAKDNLSDKDESEAEL